A stretch of the Streptomyces sp. NBC_01428 genome encodes the following:
- a CDS encoding MFS transporter, translated as MRKWGPLTAVCLGTFMLLLDVTIAIVALPDMARGLHASLSDLQWVIDGYALALAALLLGVGAAADILGRRRVHVAGVALFAAASLWCGLATGPQMLVTARVVQGVGAAATLATTLPLLGSVYRGRDRSTALGVWGAVSGSAAAVGPVLGGLLTEGPGWRWIFFVNLPVSVAAVWLTLKVVPESKGPRGLRIDWAGTAAFACFTGATTFAVVRAGSDGWASAVTTGSFAVAAAALLAFVLVERRVAQPLLDLALLRKPAFVGVMLGALAFNGAAFGVIPYLSIWMQTVLGLGPVHGGLTLLPMTGASVVVAILAGKLLHGAPAWLTIGGGLLLIGSGVLCQAVLDAGTGWTVLVPGLVLVGIGVGLVAPALAGAALASVPQERAGMASGAVNTVRQLGYALGVAAFGTVLISRMRDTLSHDAAHTLAGGGAGALRGTVSEHTLRAAFASGLDAASVAAGVTALVAGALVVILVRTPRAAASPAGAPAEKVPAPQG; from the coding sequence ATGCGTAAGTGGGGGCCGCTGACGGCGGTGTGCCTGGGCACGTTCATGTTGCTGCTGGACGTGACGATCGCGATCGTCGCGCTGCCGGACATGGCGAGGGGGCTGCACGCCTCGCTGAGCGATCTGCAGTGGGTGATCGACGGCTACGCGCTGGCGCTCGCCGCGCTGCTGCTGGGGGTGGGGGCGGCCGCCGACATCCTGGGCCGCCGCCGGGTGCACGTGGCGGGGGTCGCGCTGTTCGCGGCGGCGTCGCTGTGGTGCGGGCTGGCGACCGGGCCCCAGATGCTGGTGACCGCCCGGGTGGTCCAGGGGGTCGGCGCGGCGGCGACGCTCGCGACGACGCTGCCCCTGCTCGGCTCGGTCTACCGGGGGCGGGACCGGTCCACCGCGCTCGGCGTGTGGGGCGCGGTCAGCGGCAGCGCCGCGGCGGTCGGTCCGGTGCTGGGCGGGCTGCTGACCGAGGGGCCCGGCTGGCGGTGGATCTTCTTCGTGAACCTGCCGGTGAGCGTGGCGGCGGTGTGGCTGACGCTGAAGGTGGTGCCGGAGTCGAAGGGCCCGCGTGGCCTGCGGATCGACTGGGCGGGCACGGCGGCGTTCGCCTGCTTCACGGGAGCGACGACCTTCGCGGTGGTGCGGGCGGGGTCCGACGGCTGGGCGTCGGCCGTGACCACCGGCTCCTTCGCGGTCGCGGCGGCGGCGCTGCTCGCCTTCGTCCTGGTCGAGCGCCGGGTGGCGCAGCCGCTGCTCGATCTGGCGCTGCTGCGCAAGCCCGCCTTCGTCGGCGTGATGCTGGGCGCGCTCGCCTTCAACGGGGCGGCGTTCGGTGTCATCCCGTACCTCTCGATCTGGATGCAGACGGTGCTGGGGCTGGGTCCGGTGCACGGCGGGCTCACCCTGCTGCCGATGACCGGCGCCTCGGTGGTCGTCGCGATCCTCGCCGGCAAGCTGCTGCACGGGGCTCCGGCCTGGCTCACGATCGGCGGCGGGCTGCTGCTGATCGGCTCGGGGGTCCTGTGCCAGGCCGTCCTCGACGCGGGCACGGGCTGGACGGTGCTGGTGCCGGGCCTGGTGCTCGTCGGGATCGGCGTCGGCCTGGTCGCCCCGGCGCTCGCGGGAGCCGCGCTCGCCTCCGTGCCGCAGGAGCGGGCGGGCATGGCGAGCGGCGCGGTGAACACGGTCCGGCAGCTCGGGTACGCGCTCGGGGTGGCCGCCTTCGGGACCGTGCTGATCTCCCGGATGCGCGACACGCTGTCGCACGACGCCGCGCACACCCTGGCGGGCGGCGGCGCCGGGGCGCTGCGGGGCACGGTCTCCGAGCACACGCTGCGGGCCGCGTTCGCCTCGGGACTCGACGCGGCGTCGGTGGCGGCCGGGGTGACGGCGCTGGTCGCGGGCGCGCTCGTCGTGATCCTGGTCCGGACGCCGCGCGCGGCCGCGAGCCCCGCGGGCGCTCCGGCGGAGAAGGTGCCGGCGCCCCAGGGCTGA
- a CDS encoding AMP-dependent synthetase/ligase, whose protein sequence is MREFTNPPLASAPPVGGLADVVFEYAQEDPLRIALGRKDERGEWRDVTAAEFRDEVLALAKGLLAQGVRFGDRVAIMCRTRYEWTLFDFALWTVGAQVVPVYPTSSAEQVFWMLHDAQVSAVMVEHEDHAMTIATVVDRLPTLQQLWQLDAGAVHELYEAGAHIDDDVVHRHRRAVTPESTATIIYTSGTTGRPKGCVVSHENFMFEADTVIERWEPVFHSKRGDEAATLLFLPLAHVFGRMVQVAAVRGRVKFGHQPQLNAAALLPDLAAFRPTFFLAVPYIFEKVFNAARRKAEKEGRSGPFEKAVDVAVRYADAVESKAWGIGPGPSASLRMQHQVFDKLVYSKVRAAMGGRVKHAMSGGSAMDRRLGLFFAGAGVVIYEGYGLTESTAAATANPPERTRFGTVGQAIPGTTVHIADDGEIWLHGGNVFQGYLNNDKATDATLHDGWLATGDLGSLDEDGYLTITGRKKEILVTSGGKSVSPGVLEERVRDHPLVAQCIVVGNDRPYIAALVTLDSEAVEHWLQMRGKPQLAAGDLVRDADLETEVRRAVVAANTLVSQAESIRTFRILAHQFTEEHGLLTPSLKLKRKAIEKAYTTEVEALYRA, encoded by the coding sequence TTGCGCGAGTTCACCAACCCCCCGTTGGCGTCGGCGCCGCCGGTGGGCGGCCTGGCCGACGTCGTCTTCGAGTATGCCCAGGAGGACCCGCTGCGCATCGCGCTCGGCCGCAAGGACGAGCGGGGAGAGTGGCGCGACGTCACCGCCGCCGAGTTCCGCGACGAGGTCCTGGCCCTGGCCAAGGGCCTCCTCGCCCAGGGCGTCCGGTTCGGCGACCGCGTCGCCATCATGTGCCGCACCCGGTACGAGTGGACCCTCTTCGACTTCGCCCTGTGGACGGTCGGCGCCCAGGTCGTGCCCGTCTATCCCACGTCCTCCGCCGAGCAGGTCTTCTGGATGCTGCACGACGCGCAGGTGTCGGCGGTCATGGTGGAGCACGAGGACCACGCGATGACCATCGCCACGGTCGTGGACCGGCTGCCCACGCTCCAGCAGCTGTGGCAGCTCGACGCGGGCGCGGTGCACGAGCTGTACGAGGCCGGCGCGCACATCGACGACGACGTGGTGCACCGGCACCGCCGGGCCGTCACCCCCGAGTCGACCGCGACGATCATCTACACCTCGGGCACGACCGGGCGGCCCAAGGGCTGTGTCGTGTCGCACGAGAACTTCATGTTCGAGGCGGACACCGTCATCGAGCGCTGGGAGCCGGTCTTCCACTCCAAGCGCGGCGACGAGGCGGCGACCCTGCTGTTCCTGCCGCTCGCGCACGTCTTCGGGCGGATGGTGCAGGTGGCCGCGGTGCGCGGGAGGGTCAAGTTCGGCCACCAGCCGCAGCTGAACGCGGCCGCGCTGCTCCCGGACCTGGCCGCCTTCCGGCCGACCTTCTTCCTGGCCGTGCCCTACATCTTCGAGAAGGTGTTCAACGCCGCGCGCCGCAAGGCCGAGAAGGAAGGCAGATCGGGCCCCTTCGAGAAGGCCGTCGACGTGGCCGTGCGCTACGCGGACGCCGTCGAGTCGAAGGCCTGGGGCATCGGCCCCGGCCCCTCCGCGAGTCTGCGCATGCAGCACCAGGTCTTCGACAAGCTCGTCTACTCCAAGGTGCGGGCCGCGATGGGCGGCCGGGTCAAGCACGCCATGTCGGGCGGTTCGGCGATGGACCGGCGGCTCGGACTGTTCTTCGCGGGCGCGGGCGTCGTCATCTACGAGGGCTACGGGCTCACCGAGTCCACGGCCGCCGCGACCGCGAACCCGCCCGAGCGCACCCGGTTCGGCACCGTCGGACAGGCCATCCCGGGCACCACCGTGCACATCGCGGACGACGGCGAGATCTGGCTGCACGGCGGCAACGTGTTCCAGGGCTATCTCAACAACGACAAGGCCACGGACGCCACCCTGCACGACGGCTGGCTCGCCACCGGTGACCTCGGCTCCCTGGACGAGGACGGCTATCTCACGATCACCGGGCGCAAGAAGGAGATCCTGGTGACCTCCGGCGGCAAGAGCGTCTCGCCGGGCGTGCTGGAGGAACGGGTGCGCGACCATCCGCTGGTGGCGCAGTGCATCGTGGTCGGCAACGACCGTCCGTACATCGCGGCGCTCGTCACCCTCGACTCCGAGGCGGTCGAGCACTGGCTCCAGATGCGGGGCAAGCCGCAGCTGGCCGCCGGCGACCTGGTGCGCGACGCCGACCTGGAGACCGAGGTGCGGCGCGCCGTGGTCGCCGCGAACACGCTGGTCTCGCAGGCCGAGTCGATCCGTACGTTCCGGATACTGGCCCACCAGTTCACCGAGGAGCACGGGCTGCTGACCCCCTCGCTGAAGCTGAAGCGCAAGGCGATCGAGAAGGCGTACACGACGGAGGTCGAGGCGCTGTACCGGGCGTAG